A window of the Gossypium hirsutum isolate 1008001.06 chromosome A03, Gossypium_hirsutum_v2.1, whole genome shotgun sequence genome harbors these coding sequences:
- the LOC107938511 gene encoding photosystem I reaction center subunit psaK, chloroplastic: MAATAAITTLPQFSGLRPKVSTAPVRSLAAVQPMRRKGKGALRARCDFIGSPTNLIMVTTTTLMLFAGRFGLAPSANRKATAGLKLEVRDSGLQTGDPAGFTLADTLACGVVGHIFGVGIVLGLKNIGAL; this comes from the exons ATGGCAGCTACTGCAGCAATCACCACTCTCCCCCAGTTCAGTGGGTTAAGACCCAAAGTTTCTACTGCTCCAGTTAGGAGCCTG GCAGCAGTTCAACCAATGAGGCGCAAGGGGAAGGGTGCTCTCCGTGCACGATGTGATTTCATCGGATCTCCCACAAATTTG ATAATGGTGACTACAACAACCCTGATGCTGTTTGCTGGGAGGTTTGGGTTGGCTCCATCAGCAAACAGAAAGGCCACCGCTGGATTGAAGCTTGAAGTAAGGGACTCAGGCTTGCAGACTGGTGACCCTGCTGGTTTTACACTTGCTGACACTTTGGCTTGTGGTGTTGTTGGCCATATTTTTGGTGTTGGGATCGTTCTTGGTCTCAAGAACATTGGTGCTCTGTGA